A stretch of the Microscilla marina ATCC 23134 genome encodes the following:
- a CDS encoding DUF3800 domain-containing protein, whose translation MTDYWAFLDESGNSNLNFDRSKTSSHFIINAMIIKCEEVEEVEQGVKKIISEIKPISDVTPNQMPLFTPQSPQNILTSLENNHDARINLLQKLSELPFLIHYIVIDKKKLSKEEVNHWVRFYKLLNTVADEEFFTRFPQLKLVAPPSNRSSKFIPKFARYIKGKYVPNLFSDAHFRFVPKDAGLLAQLAFFLTETLAYSYEEKLKTEITKLFVQMLKPKVIQSFSYTPDYNPFEDFLL comes from the coding sequence ATGACAGATTACTGGGCATTTTTAGATGAAAGCGGCAATAGTAATTTAAACTTTGACCGTAGTAAAACCTCTTCGCATTTTATAATTAATGCGATGATTATAAAATGTGAGGAGGTAGAAGAAGTAGAACAGGGGGTAAAAAAAATTATAAGTGAGATAAAACCTATCAGTGACGTAACCCCCAACCAAATGCCTTTATTTACTCCCCAAAGCCCTCAAAACATTCTTACTTCACTGGAAAACAACCACGATGCCCGCATTAATTTGTTACAAAAGTTGAGTGAGCTACCGTTTCTGATTCACTACATTGTGATTGACAAAAAAAAATTATCAAAAGAAGAGGTAAACCATTGGGTAAGGTTTTATAAGCTGCTCAATACTGTGGCAGATGAAGAGTTTTTTACCCGGTTTCCCCAATTAAAGCTGGTGGCTCCCCCCAGCAACCGTTCCAGTAAGTTTATCCCCAAGTTTGCCCGCTATATCAAAGGTAAGTATGTTCCTAACTTATTTTCAGACGCGCACTTTAGGTTTGTGCCTAAAGATGCAGGTTTGCTGGCGCAACTGGCTTTTTTTCTGACCGAAACCCTTGCCTATAGCTACGAAGAAAAACTCAAAACAGAGATTACCAAGTTGTTTGTACAAATGCTCAAACCCAAAGTAATCCAAAGCTTCTCTTATACGCCCGATTACAACCCTTTTGAAGATTTTCTGTTATAA
- a CDS encoding response regulator has translation MPKSILLADDDPNTLKVVIHFFKEFKKNYEVYHAPNGQIACSIAMQKCPDLIMMDWDMPIMNGLEATTYLKVQPETQHIPIVMITGQMLKDHHLEKAFEAGVVDYIRKPFNSTELIARINSALTLAESFKRNYAQKLEIEEKNQSLTTLYKKEKELLKTIIDHKARELSVLAMQISQKNELLHQVKCSLKQATHKDDIIEAIKSIEKHLSKGDDWKLFRTHFESVHPDFFKVLGQRYPQLNENELRLCAYVKMHLSNKEIAHLLNLSAKGMESARYRLKKRLRLRASQDLNQFVANI, from the coding sequence ATGCCTAAAAGTATCTTATTAGCTGACGATGACCCTAATACCCTGAAGGTCGTCATCCATTTTTTTAAGGAGTTTAAAAAAAACTACGAGGTATACCATGCACCCAACGGACAAATAGCTTGCAGCATAGCCATGCAAAAATGCCCCGACCTGATTATGATGGACTGGGACATGCCTATCATGAATGGCTTAGAAGCTACCACTTATCTTAAGGTTCAACCCGAAACCCAACATATACCTATAGTAATGATTACTGGGCAAATGCTCAAAGACCACCACTTAGAAAAGGCTTTTGAGGCAGGCGTGGTAGATTATATTCGTAAGCCGTTCAATTCTACAGAACTCATTGCCCGGATCAACTCGGCACTTACGCTTGCCGAATCTTTTAAGAGAAACTATGCCCAAAAGCTTGAGATAGAGGAAAAAAATCAGAGTTTAACCACTTTGTACAAAAAAGAAAAGGAGTTGTTAAAAACAATCATTGATCATAAAGCGAGGGAGTTGTCGGTGTTGGCAATGCAAATTTCACAAAAGAACGAATTACTCCACCAAGTGAAGTGCAGTTTAAAACAAGCCACCCACAAAGATGATATCATAGAAGCCATTAAAAGTATAGAAAAACATTTGAGCAAAGGGGATGACTGGAAGCTGTTCAGAACCCACTTTGAAAGTGTTCACCCTGATTTTTTTAAGGTACTGGGGCAACGGTATCCACAACTTAATGAAAATGAATTGAGGCTTTGTGCCTACGTAAAAATGCACTTAAGCAACAAAGAAATTGCCCACTTACTCAACCTCTCTGCCAAGGGAATGGAATCGGCACGTTACCGACTCAAGAAAAGGTTGAGGCTGAGGGCTTCGCAAGACCTTAATCAGTTTGTGGCAAATATTTAA
- a CDS encoding T9SS type B sorting domain-containing protein produces MKQTDNFQFNLTSLAPKHPIAKYWWLRAMCSWLVCFGLMLPQAQAQSPGGVTTAFNLWLKANIGITATSGQVTTWADQVGTSITTQATATASADITLNASEANFNPTIKFTGTSGKELEGFASSDWSTAALTMFIVAKDEGTTENIAGLFATGAPGPGVVWVTGGTYQLDGNGCTSAATVGALGQYRIIRATYTTANNTNGGTMWVDGKQTGTGINCGTVGGNRFEVGGRINGSLPDRVFKGGIAEVLAAKQSFTTAELQRIESYLALKYGITLDQTAATDYLASDGTTKMWDAATGATFNNDIAGIGRDDGSALNQKQAKSASPDAIISMGLGTIATDNASNANAFGTDKTFFSWANDNAAADITNAATSGLPSTAMNVRMTRVWKVQEPQADVGNLSIQFNLKGLSYTIDAKEKAFLLISSSATDFSGATVVNATSFANGVATFDNVNLSNGQFITLGALVTAPGGVTANIALWVKANTGVTATGNNVSSWIDQTNNNSLTLNGDPQTGATAMNFNNVLDLDGEGDFFVGDREITFTEAFASVSHDGPKGRVLGGDLTLGGCGAYFFGSVAPKMFIGDGDFNSDYVSIPSVTGFNILNGELKGGANTDSRIAVNGLDGTVTNLPAANNGLTPFTARPVLGSCNLRVGDLKGNLGEIIVYSSGLSAADRQKVNSYLALKYGITLDQTTATDYLASDGTTKMWDGTVSVAYKNNIAGIGRDDASALNQTQSKSINSGSVVAMGLGIIAASSASNTNTFATDKMFLAWSDNGGSTDFANVTTTNLPGEVDALMARVWRVEENNGDVGNTQVKVDLSGLNFPGAAKENYVFLVSADGANFSSATKIRAASFASNVVTFDNINLADGQFFTVGYICTPMLAGTLSSAQIICSGNTPNQFTSVVDASGDGTITYQWQSSTDNATWADIAGATSKDYQAGALTAVTYFRRVATSSIAFCGSVNSEVIKVDITSQVAPSVAISANVADGIICEGTSVTFTAATTTGGTSPTYQWQVNNANVSGETNAAFTSTTLKNGDVVSVVMTSSLTCVSSATANSNTLAMVVNPTATPAVTITGDNTLCSGTTVTYTANPSAGGTNPAYQWKLNGVDIAGATSSTYTSNTLANGDKLSVMMTSSLTCLTDKTATSEELTLSVGTTTAAAVTVGSNLPNNTACGNGNLAIFTAFPSAGGSNPTFQWKVNSTDVTGETNRTFAIGTLSSGDKVTVAMTSSATCVTNKTATATEVTFNIATKEVPAVTVAASVTTITQGQSITFTATPVNGGATPAYQWQVNGTAVAGETNATFTTTSLADQNKVTVVMTSAATCLTTQLAISEAITVTVVPELVLNMPNLFTPNSDGNNDMFYVIMNAAPASVDFRILNVQNQTLYETKDVSNALTIGWDGRFNGKPQPNGRYVWFIKYKSLDGKEVRKKGFIILAR; encoded by the coding sequence ATGAAACAAACAGACAATTTTCAATTTAATCTAACCAGCTTAGCACCTAAGCATCCTATAGCCAAATATTGGTGGTTGAGGGCAATGTGTAGCTGGTTGGTTTGTTTTGGGCTCATGCTACCACAGGCACAGGCACAAAGCCCAGGGGGTGTTACTACAGCTTTTAACCTTTGGCTCAAAGCCAATATAGGAATAACGGCTACCAGTGGACAAGTAACTACTTGGGCAGATCAAGTAGGGACTTCTATCACTACACAGGCAACAGCTACAGCATCGGCAGACATTACCCTCAATGCCAGCGAAGCCAATTTTAATCCTACCATTAAGTTTACAGGAACTTCGGGTAAAGAGCTTGAGGGCTTTGCGTCGTCAGACTGGAGCACTGCAGCCTTGACTATGTTCATTGTTGCCAAAGACGAAGGCACTACCGAAAACATTGCAGGTTTGTTTGCCACTGGCGCTCCTGGACCAGGAGTGGTATGGGTTACGGGTGGTACTTACCAACTAGATGGTAATGGTTGTACCTCGGCAGCCACTGTAGGGGCTTTGGGGCAGTACCGCATCATTAGAGCAACTTACACCACGGCTAACAATACCAATGGTGGTACTATGTGGGTAGATGGTAAACAAACAGGTACTGGTATAAACTGTGGTACTGTAGGAGGCAATAGATTTGAAGTTGGTGGAAGAATTAATGGAAGTTTGCCTGACCGAGTTTTTAAGGGAGGCATAGCCGAGGTATTGGCGGCAAAGCAAAGCTTTACTACTGCCGAATTGCAACGTATAGAGTCTTACCTTGCCCTCAAATATGGCATTACTCTAGACCAGACCGCAGCCACTGATTACCTTGCCTCGGATGGCACCACCAAAATGTGGGATGCTGCTACCGGTGCTACCTTCAATAACGACATTGCGGGCATTGGTAGAGACGACGGGTCGGCTTTGAACCAAAAGCAGGCAAAAAGCGCCAGCCCTGATGCGATTATTAGCATGGGCTTGGGTACGATTGCTACTGACAATGCCAGCAACGCCAATGCTTTTGGAACCGATAAAACTTTCTTTTCGTGGGCAAACGACAACGCCGCTGCTGACATTACCAATGCTGCTACTAGTGGGCTGCCCTCTACGGCAATGAATGTACGCATGACACGAGTTTGGAAAGTACAAGAACCTCAAGCCGATGTGGGCAACCTTAGCATACAATTTAACTTGAAGGGCTTAAGCTATACTATAGATGCTAAAGAAAAAGCTTTCTTATTGATTAGTAGCAGTGCTACCGATTTTAGCGGAGCTACTGTTGTAAACGCGACGAGCTTTGCCAACGGTGTGGCTACCTTTGACAATGTAAACCTAAGCAATGGGCAGTTTATTACGTTGGGTGCACTAGTAACCGCACCAGGTGGGGTAACTGCCAATATTGCTTTGTGGGTAAAAGCTAATACTGGCGTAACTGCTACTGGTAACAATGTAAGCAGTTGGATAGACCAAACCAACAACAATAGTCTTACTTTGAACGGTGACCCTCAAACTGGAGCAACTGCCATGAACTTTAACAATGTACTGGATCTGGACGGAGAAGGCGATTTCTTTGTTGGAGATCGTGAAATCACTTTTACAGAGGCATTTGCGAGTGTGTCACACGATGGTCCTAAGGGACGAGTTCTTGGAGGAGATTTAACTCTTGGAGGTTGTGGTGCTTATTTCTTTGGTTCAGTAGCTCCCAAAATGTTCATTGGAGATGGAGATTTTAATTCTGATTATGTGAGTATTCCTTCAGTGACTGGGTTCAATATATTGAATGGTGAACTCAAAGGAGGCGCCAACACTGACAGCCGAATAGCGGTGAACGGATTGGATGGAACAGTAACTAACTTGCCTGCCGCCAATAACGGGCTGACTCCTTTTACCGCACGACCTGTGTTAGGAAGTTGTAACCTTCGAGTAGGAGATTTGAAGGGTAACCTGGGAGAAATCATCGTGTATAGCAGTGGGCTATCAGCCGCTGACCGTCAAAAAGTAAACAGTTATCTTGCCCTCAAATATGGAATTACCCTAGACCAAACCACCGCCACCGATTACCTTGCCTCTGATGGTACCACCAAGATGTGGGATGGTACAGTCTCAGTTGCTTATAAGAATAACATTGCAGGGATAGGGCGAGACGATGCTTCGGCGTTGAACCAAACCCAATCTAAGTCTATCAATAGTGGTAGTGTGGTAGCCATGGGGTTGGGTATAATTGCAGCAAGTAGTGCCAGCAACACCAATACCTTTGCTACTGACAAAATGTTTTTGGCTTGGTCTGACAATGGCGGTTCTACCGATTTTGCCAATGTAACCACTACCAACTTACCTGGGGAAGTAGACGCTTTGATGGCAAGAGTATGGAGGGTAGAAGAAAACAACGGCGATGTGGGCAATACCCAGGTCAAGGTTGATTTGAGCGGTTTAAACTTTCCTGGTGCTGCCAAAGAGAACTATGTATTTTTGGTAAGTGCTGATGGTGCCAATTTTAGCAGTGCTACCAAAATAAGGGCGGCAAGTTTTGCCTCCAATGTAGTTACTTTTGACAATATAAACCTTGCAGATGGTCAGTTTTTTACCGTTGGGTACATTTGTACTCCTATGCTGGCAGGCACCCTAAGTAGTGCTCAAATCATTTGTAGTGGCAACACGCCCAATCAGTTTACGTCGGTGGTGGATGCAAGTGGTGATGGTACCATTACTTATCAGTGGCAGTCGTCTACCGACAATGCTACCTGGGCAGATATTGCAGGAGCCACGAGTAAAGATTATCAGGCAGGTGCTTTGACGGCGGTTACTTACTTCCGTAGAGTGGCTACTTCATCAATTGCCTTTTGTGGGTCGGTCAATTCTGAGGTAATCAAGGTAGACATTACCAGCCAGGTGGCGCCAAGTGTGGCTATCAGCGCCAACGTTGCCGATGGCATTATTTGCGAGGGGACTTCTGTCACATTTACTGCCGCTACTACTACTGGGGGGACTTCGCCTACTTATCAATGGCAGGTAAACAATGCCAATGTGAGCGGAGAAACCAATGCGGCCTTTACCTCCACTACCTTGAAAAACGGTGATGTAGTGTCGGTGGTGATGACCAGTAGTTTGACTTGCGTGAGCAGTGCTACGGCCAACTCTAACACGTTGGCAATGGTGGTAAATCCTACCGCTACTCCAGCGGTGACTATCACGGGCGACAATACATTGTGTAGTGGTACTACGGTTACTTATACGGCCAACCCTTCGGCTGGGGGTACCAATCCTGCTTATCAGTGGAAACTGAACGGGGTTGATATTGCGGGAGCCACCAGTAGCACCTATACCAGCAACACACTGGCAAATGGCGATAAGTTATCGGTAATGATGACGTCAAGCCTGACTTGTTTGACAGATAAAACGGCTACTTCTGAGGAGTTAACCTTATCGGTAGGTACCACAACAGCGGCGGCAGTAACCGTAGGTTCAAATTTGCCCAACAATACCGCTTGTGGCAATGGTAACCTTGCCATATTTACGGCGTTTCCTTCGGCAGGGGGTAGCAACCCTACTTTTCAATGGAAGGTAAACAGTACTGATGTAACTGGCGAAACTAATCGTACTTTTGCCATAGGAACACTGAGCAGTGGCGACAAGGTGACGGTAGCGATGACCTCAAGTGCTACTTGTGTAACTAATAAAACAGCCACTGCGACTGAGGTTACTTTCAATATTGCCACCAAAGAGGTGCCAGCGGTAACTGTGGCGGCATCGGTTACTACCATTACCCAAGGGCAAAGTATTACGTTTACGGCTACTCCGGTAAACGGAGGAGCTACCCCAGCCTATCAATGGCAAGTAAACGGTACGGCTGTAGCAGGAGAAACCAATGCTACTTTTACCACTACTAGTTTGGCAGACCAAAACAAGGTAACGGTGGTAATGACCAGTGCTGCTACCTGTTTAACTACCCAACTGGCTATTTCTGAGGCTATTACTGTTACAGTAGTGCCTGAGTTGGTGCTGAACATGCCTAATTTGTTTACCCCCAACAGCGATGGCAATAATGATATGTTTTATGTGATTATGAATGCCGCTCCCGCAAGTGTTGATTTCAGAATTTTGAACGTACAAAACCAAACCTTGTACGAAACCAAAGACGTGAGCAATGCCCTCACTATTGGTTGGGATGGACGCTTTAATGGCAAACCACAGCCTAACGGTAGGTATGTGTGGTTTATTAAGTATAAGTCACTTGATGGCAAAGAAGTAAGAAAAAAAGGGTTCATCATTTTGGCAAGATAA